The nucleotide sequence GTATCCAGCCACGACCGGACGGGGGTACGGTGACGGTGCGCGTGGATCAGGATGGCGATATGCTGAGGATCAGCATGACCAATCCGTTACCGGCGGAGCCGGCGGGAGCTTCCCATGGCAACCGCATGGCGCTGGAGAATATCCGCCACCGGCTGGCGGCATTGTATGGTGACCGCGCCCGCGTTGAGGCCGCGGCAAATAATAACGAATACCGGGTAAGCCTCCGTTACCCGAGTGCCTGATCAGGGGGCCTTTGACTATGCGAGTACTCGTCTGTGACGACGAACAGCTGGCGCGAGACCGGCTGGTACGTCTGGTCGATGGGATTGAAGGGGTAGAGGTGGTCGCCGAGGCGGCCAATGGGCGGGAAGCTGTGCTGGCAGCGCAGCGTGTACACCCCGATGTGGTCCTGATGGATATCCGCATGCCGGACATGGACGGGCTGGAAGCGGCCGAGCACCTTTCCCGCACCGAACAGCCACCGGCGCTGATCTTCTGCACCGCTTACGATGAACACGCCCTGGACGCGTTCCGGGTGCGTGCGCTGGATTATCTGCTCAAGCCGGTCAGCCGCGACGATCTCGACGCCGCGCTGACCCGTGCCCGCAAGATGACCCGCGTGCAGGCCAGCGACGACGACAGCGGGGAAAAATCCACCTTGCGGCGCCAGCATATCAGTGCGCGCACGCATCGCGGCCTGGAACTGGTGCCGGTCAACGACATCCGCTACTTCCTGGCCGACCAGAAGTACATCACCGTGCGCCACGGCGGCGGCGAAGTGCTGATCGACGAAACCCTCAAGGACCTGGAAACCGAATTCGGTGACCTGTTCGTGCGCGTGCATCGCAACGCGCTGGTGGCGTTGAGTTTTATCGAGGGGATGGAGCAGGCACCTGCCGGGCACCATCAGCTGCGCTTGCGTGGCCTGGAAGACACACTGGTTGTCAGCCGGCGTCATGTGGCGGGCTTGCGCAAGGTGATGCAACGATTGTAGAACGCATTGCGGCCAGTATGACGCGTGATCATGCCGGCCGGTTTTTCCGGGGTAGAAAACACCAGACAGGACATAACAAGATGAAAAAGCTGCTCCTCCCACTGGCCGCCATGGCCATGCTCTCAGGTTGTGCGACCGCCACCATGCCGGTGACCGGTTTGCTGTACGGCAACGTCAAGGCGCCGCTGACGGCCACCGCCGCACCGGAACAGGCGACCCGTGTGGGCCGGGCCTCGGTCCGTTCCATTCTGGGCATCATCGCTTCCGGAGACGCCAGTATCCACACCGCCGCCCGCAACGGCGGCATCCGCGAAATCCATTACGTGGATTACGAATCGCAGAACTTCTTTGGCGTGCTGTCGGAATTCACCGTGGTGGTGTACGGCAACTGAGCTCTGCCGCATTGCTGCGGGCAGAATGCCGCGTGTGACGGCGCGGCGTTCTGGCGAGCGCCGGGCCTGAACAGGCCCGGTTTCGTGTGCGCGCGGGTCAAGTGTTGCAGTGCCGGCCGGTCATGAGGCGTCGGTGATCTGTCCCGTTCTGCTCTGTTGTCCGGCGGTGATCCCGGCATCATGGGCGTTTTCGCCTGCCTGGAACGACAACATGGCCGTACAACGTATCGACATCCGCAAAGAGTTCGCCGCGCCGGTGGACAAGCTGTTCGCCTTTCTCAGCGTACACAAGAATCTGGAAACCATTTTTGCACCGGCGAAGATCCGCCGCGTCAAAGACGGCAGTGACGTGCCGGACGGGCTGGGCTCGGTGCGCCGCATGCGTATCCTGATCGCCCCGCCGTTCGAGGAAACCATTACTGCACGGGTGCCGGATGAACGTATCGAATACCGCATTACCCGTGGCAGCCCGCTGCGCAATCACCATGGCGTCATGCGTTTCAGCGCCACGCCATCCGGTGGTTCGGCGCTGCACTACACCATCGAGTTCGAAGGCAAGCTGCCGTTGATCGGGCCGATCGTGCGCGCCGGGCTGGATCGCGGCATTCGGCGCGGCCTGGATAAAGTGCGTCTGTAACCTTGCCTTCCCGGCTCAGCGGCTGTGGCCGTTGAGCCGTTCCAGCAAGCGGCGCGGCAGGCTCAGTGCGCTGAGCACGGGCCGCGCATGCATCAAGGCGTCATGAATGTCGTCGACGCGATGAATCAGTTGATCTACATGCTGGGTGATGCCGTCCACCCGATAGCTGAGGTCTGCCACCTGGTGCGGCAGGGCATCCATGCGTTCGATAATGCGCATGATGCGATGCGCCATGATCAGGTATTCGAGTGCGGCGCGGATGACCGCGATGGTGATCAGCAGCACGAACGGGGAAATTCCCGCGGCAATCAGCCCCACCATGGGGGAAAAATAGAATGCCATCGCCACCAGCCCGGCAATCACCGCCAGCGCGCCCAGTATCAGCAGCAAATAGAAAAGCGGCAGCAGTTGCATGGTCAGGTAGCGATTGAAGCGCCAGTCGGCAAAGTTCTTCAGCATGTTGCCGGCAGCCAGATCGTCGTCGGTGCCAGGGTATTGGCCACGGTTGGTGTAAGCAGATTGCGGGTCCGTCATGCCGTGTCTCCCGGGTCGGCGTGTTCTTGTTTTACCCATCCGATGGTAGAGAAGCGGGTGGCATGCCGGGTAGGCCAATCGGCTGCAGGCTGCGGCGACAGGGTCAGCTGCCGGGTATGCTGCGGTGAAACGCAAGTGCCACCTATATGACACAGGGACAGGATGCGATGACGCAGCGACAACAGATCGTGATTACCCGCGCCGGCGGTCCGGACGTGCTGAAGATCAAAGAAGACCGGCTCGCGGCACCGGAGGCGAACGAAGTACAGGTGACGGTGGCAGCGGCCGGCATCAACTTCGCCGACATTCTGGCGCGCCAGGGGCTGTACCAGGACGCGCCGCCGCTGCCCTGCACCGTGGGCTATGAAGTGGCCGGCACGGTGACGCAACTCGGTGCCGCAGTGCCCGGTGAATGGCTGGGCCGGCGCGTGTTTGGCCTGACTCGTTTCGGCGGTTACGCAAGCCATGTGAACGTGCCGCTGGCGCAGATATTCGAGATGCCCGAGAGCATGGATTTCCAGCAGGCTGCCGCGATTCCCGTGAACTATCTGACCGCCTGGCAGCTGCTGTGTGTGATGGGCAACCTGAAGGCGTCAGAAACGCTGTTGATCCAGAATGCCGGTGGCGGCGTCGGGCTGGCGCTGATCGACATCGGCAAGCAGCTCGGTGCCCGGCTGCTCGGTACGGCCAGCGCCGGCAAGCATGCCTTTCTGCATGAGCGCGGGCTGGACCAGGCAATTGATTACACGCGCGGCGACTGGCTGGCGGAAGTGATGCACCTCACCGACGGTCGAGGCGTGGAACTGGTGACCGATCCCCTCGGCGGCGACAGTTGGCGCAAGAGCCTGCGCGCCCTGCGTCATACCGGCCGGCTGGGCATGTTCGGTGTGTCGGAAGCCTCGGCCAACGGCGTGGCGGGCAAACTCAAGCTGCTGAAGACAGCGCTGAAAATGCCGTTCATCCATCCGGTGTCATTGATGAATGAAAACCGGGGCACCTTCGGTGTAAACATGGGCCACCTGTGGCACGAGGTGGACAAGATTCGCGAATGGATGGATGCACTGCTGGCGGGTTGGCAGGACGGCTGGGTGCGCCCGCATGTGGACCGCGCGTTTTCGTTCAGTGAGGCGGGCGAAGCGCACGCCTGGATCGAGGCGCGGCGCAATATCGGCAAGGTGCTGCTGGTGCCCTGAAGACGTGGCGGGCGTTATCGCCCGCCACGGTGTATCGGTTGTCAGTCGACGCCGTTGGCGCCGATCTTGTGGATACTGAGGTCGGCACCGTCGAATTCTTCTTCTTCGCTCAGGCGCAGGCCGGACAGCGCTTTGACCAGGCCGTAGCAGACCAGCCCGCCACCAAAGGCAATGCCGACCCCCATCAGCGCACCGATCAACTGCGACAGGAAACTCACGCCGCCCAGGCCGCCGAAGGCTTCCAGGCCGAAAATGCCGGCCGCCAGCGCGCCCCACAGACCGCACACCCCGTGCAGTGGCCAGACACCGAGCACATCATCCACTTTCTGCAGTTTGCGTTGCATGTAACCGAACAGCAGCACGAACAGCACGCCCGCCACCGCGCCGGTGATCAGCGCGCCGACCGGATGCATCAGGTCAGAGCCGGCACACACGGCCACCAGCCCGGCCAGCGGACCGTTGTGAATAAAGCCGGGGTCTTTGCGGCCGGCCAGCATGGAGGCAATGATGCCGCCGACCATGGCCATCAGGCTGTTCACCGCCACCAGGCCGGAGATGCCGTCCAGTGTCTGCGCGGACATCACGTTGAAGCCGAACCAGCCGACCGTCAGTACCCAGGCGCCGAGTGCCAGGAACGGGATGTTCGAGGGTGCGAAGGCCACCAGTTGTCCCTGACGGAAACGGCCGCGCCGCGTGCCCAGCAGCAGGATCGCCGCCAGCGCCAGCCAGCCGCCCATGCCGTGCACGACGATGGAGCCGGCGAAATCATGGAACGGCGCGCCGAAGGTGGTTTCCAGCCAGTCCTGCACACCGTAGTTGCCGTTCCAGATGATGCCTTCGAAGAACGGGTAGATCAGGCCCACGCACAGGGCGGCGGCCACCAGCATCGGATAGAAGCGCGCACGCTCTGCCACGCCGCCGGAAATAATGGCCGGGATGGCGGCGGCGAAGGTCACCAGGAAGAAGAACTTCACCAGCGCGTAGCCATGCTCGGCGGTGAGCTCGGTGGCGCTGACCATGAAATGGGTCTGGTAGGCGATCTGATAACCGACAAAAAAGTAGGCCAGGGTCGAGACGCCGAAGTCGGTCATGATCTTGACCAGCGCATTGACCTGGTTCTTGTGCCGCACGGTGCCTACTTCCAGAAAGGCGAAGCCGGCGTGCATGGCCAGGACCATGATGGCGCCCAGCAGAATGAACAACGTATTGGCGCTGGCCGTAAGCGTGGCGACGGCGCTGTGTACTGAATCCACGGTGATCTCCCATTACGTGCGTGTACCGAAATGGTGCGCATGGCCATGCGGTGCACGATATCAGTGCGCATAAAGCCGTTCGTGCCCTGCGTCTGCGCGGCAGGTGCCGGACGATACGCGATGTAAATCAGTGGCTTGCAGGGTTTGCCGGCCAGACCTGCGTCATCAGGGGGCTGCCGGCGGCGCTGCACGCCGCTGCGCTGTGCCATAAGGATGCACAAAGCGTGCCTGAAATGGTGCGATGCACTGTTATCTGGCGCCTCGGGGTGGGCGGGAGAAAAGGTCGGGGGTGGCGGACGGTGGATGTGGCACCAGGACGGTGCAGTCAGGGTGTGCCGAACAGCGCCTTCATGCGTGGCAGATGCTCGCTCAGTTCGAAGCTGATGTCGCGGGCCAGCACATCCAGCAGCACGATGGCATTGACTGCCGCGTCGGAGTCGCCGGCGTCCGCCAGGCGCCGGGCGAAGCTGCGGTTGAGCTGGTTCAGGTTGGCGTACAGGCGCTCCATCGTGGCGGCCACATCGTGCCCGTCGCGCCCGGCCAGGTATTCGCGCAACAACAGCACGGACAGCGCCCGGGTGAAGGTTTCCTCTTCCGTGGCCAGCGGCAGATGCTGCAGCGCCATCGGGTGCAGCGGTCGTGTGTGTGGGCAGTCGCTGAGCGCACTGATCAGCCCGAGCAATGAGCTCAGCGCCCGTTGCAGGGTCGTGTCGGTGCGGTAGCTGCGCTGCGGTGTGTCCACGGTGAGCGTGACCGGCTCATAGGAGCGGCCGTCGCGCAGGCCGGTGAAGGCGTGGGCAATGTTCACCGCGACCGGACAGAACGGGTGTTCGGCCGGGTCCAGGGTGCAGTGGCTGCACTGGTGATGCGTAAGGGCGGCCCAGGCTGGCGGGATGAAGTCTGCGGCCGGGCGCAATCGGTGGTCGGCCGGGTCCGGGCGCACCGGAATGTGGTCTTCACGTCCGTCGGCATAGGTGAGCTGATAGGTCAGTTCATAGGCCATGGGGACGGTGCGCCTTCTGGCCGGGACGGGAGGGTGGCGCCGGGGTGGCCAGGCCGGGGCGCGCTGACGCCGCGTTCAGCAG is from Isoalcanivorax pacificus W11-5 and encodes:
- a CDS encoding LytR/AlgR family response regulator transcription factor, translating into MRVLVCDDEQLARDRLVRLVDGIEGVEVVAEAANGREAVLAAQRVHPDVVLMDIRMPDMDGLEAAEHLSRTEQPPALIFCTAYDEHALDAFRVRALDYLLKPVSRDDLDAALTRARKMTRVQASDDDSGEKSTLRRQHISARTHRGLELVPVNDIRYFLADQKYITVRHGGGEVLIDETLKDLETEFGDLFVRVHRNALVALSFIEGMEQAPAGHHQLRLRGLEDTLVVSRRHVAGLRKVMQRL
- a CDS encoding TRL-like family protein, with translation MKKLLLPLAAMAMLSGCATATMPVTGLLYGNVKAPLTATAAPEQATRVGRASVRSILGIIASGDASIHTAARNGGIREIHYVDYESQNFFGVLSEFTVVVYGN
- a CDS encoding SRPBCC family protein, with the translated sequence MAVQRIDIRKEFAAPVDKLFAFLSVHKNLETIFAPAKIRRVKDGSDVPDGLGSVRRMRILIAPPFEETITARVPDERIEYRITRGSPLRNHHGVMRFSATPSGGSALHYTIEFEGKLPLIGPIVRAGLDRGIRRGLDKVRL
- a CDS encoding DUF4282 domain-containing protein — translated: MTDPQSAYTNRGQYPGTDDDLAAGNMLKNFADWRFNRYLTMQLLPLFYLLLILGALAVIAGLVAMAFYFSPMVGLIAAGISPFVLLITIAVIRAALEYLIMAHRIMRIIERMDALPHQVADLSYRVDGITQHVDQLIHRVDDIHDALMHARPVLSALSLPRRLLERLNGHSR
- a CDS encoding synaptic vesicle VAT-1 family membrane protein, translating into MTQRQQIVITRAGGPDVLKIKEDRLAAPEANEVQVTVAAAGINFADILARQGLYQDAPPLPCTVGYEVAGTVTQLGAAVPGEWLGRRVFGLTRFGGYASHVNVPLAQIFEMPESMDFQQAAAIPVNYLTAWQLLCVMGNLKASETLLIQNAGGGVGLALIDIGKQLGARLLGTASAGKHAFLHERGLDQAIDYTRGDWLAEVMHLTDGRGVELVTDPLGGDSWRKSLRALRHTGRLGMFGVSEASANGVAGKLKLLKTALKMPFIHPVSLMNENRGTFGVNMGHLWHEVDKIREWMDALLAGWQDGWVRPHVDRAFSFSEAGEAHAWIEARRNIGKVLLVP
- a CDS encoding ammonium transporter — translated: MDSVHSAVATLTASANTLFILLGAIMVLAMHAGFAFLEVGTVRHKNQVNALVKIMTDFGVSTLAYFFVGYQIAYQTHFMVSATELTAEHGYALVKFFFLVTFAAAIPAIISGGVAERARFYPMLVAAALCVGLIYPFFEGIIWNGNYGVQDWLETTFGAPFHDFAGSIVVHGMGGWLALAAILLLGTRRGRFRQGQLVAFAPSNIPFLALGAWVLTVGWFGFNVMSAQTLDGISGLVAVNSLMAMVGGIIASMLAGRKDPGFIHNGPLAGLVAVCAGSDLMHPVGALITGAVAGVLFVLLFGYMQRKLQKVDDVLGVWPLHGVCGLWGALAAGIFGLEAFGGLGGVSFLSQLIGALMGVGIAFGGGLVCYGLVKALSGLRLSEEEEFDGADLSIHKIGANGVD
- a CDS encoding DUF6901 family protein, producing MAYELTYQLTYADGREDHIPVRPDPADHRLRPAADFIPPAWAALTHHQCSHCTLDPAEHPFCPVAVNIAHAFTGLRDGRSYEPVTLTVDTPQRSYRTDTTLQRALSSLLGLISALSDCPHTRPLHPMALQHLPLATEEETFTRALSVLLLREYLAGRDGHDVAATMERLYANLNQLNRSFARRLADAGDSDAAVNAIVLLDVLARDISFELSEHLPRMKALFGTP